One region of Buchnera aphidicola (Eriosoma lanigerum) genomic DNA includes:
- the flgB gene encoding flagellar basal body rod protein FlgB, whose amino-acid sequence MFNKIYNAFKFNDTALDLISYRQAILASNITNSNTPNYQSKDINFSKELKKSMIKNINFKRLPLINTSWKHINHSNESYISKIKVFNTNSKNQSSIHNSVNMNIERVKFINNSIQYQTVLTLLNNQIKNMFNVIQG is encoded by the coding sequence ATGTTCAATAAAATATATAATGCTTTTAAATTTAATGATACAGCACTAGATTTAATTAGTTATAGACAAGCAATTTTAGCATCTAATATTACTAATTCCAACACTCCAAATTATCAATCTAAAGATATTAACTTTTCCAAAGAGTTAAAAAAATCTATGATAAAAAATATCAATTTCAAACGATTACCATTAATAAACACATCATGGAAACATATTAATCATTCTAACGAAAGTTATATTTCTAAGATTAAAGTATTTAACACAAATTCTAAAAATCAATCATCTATTCATAATTCTGTCAATATGAATATAGAACGTGTTAAATTTATTAATAATTCTATTCAGTATCAAACTGTATTAACTTTATTAAATAATCAAATTAAAAATATGTTCAATGTAATACAAGGATAA
- the flgC gene encoding flagellar basal body rod protein FlgC: MNLFNVLDIASSGLDVQSKKINMNATNIANVDSMIIKNKKMYPYVAKKILLKFDNNKNIGGVKIDKIIPDSASFNLLYNPNNPMSDKNGYVKTSNVNVVSEIIDSISASRNYQANIEMINTIKLLLIKTLSMGQ, encoded by the coding sequence ATGAACTTATTCAATGTGTTAGATATTGCATCATCAGGATTAGATGTACAATCAAAAAAAATTAATATGAATGCTACAAATATAGCTAACGTTGATAGTATGATAATTAAAAATAAAAAAATGTATCCATATGTTGCGAAAAAAATATTATTAAAATTTGATAATAATAAAAATATAGGAGGAGTTAAAATAGATAAAATTATACCAGATTCAGCTTCTTTTAATTTATTATATAATCCCAACAATCCCATGTCTGATAAAAATGGTTATGTTAAGACTTCAAACGTTAATGTGGTTTCTGAAATTATTGATAGTATTTCAGCATCTCGAAATTATCAAGCAAATATTGAAATGATTAATACCATTAAACTACTATTAATAAAAACATTATCAATGGGTCAATAA
- the flgA gene encoding flagellar basal body P-ring formation chaperone FlgA — protein sequence MFNIFNIIIFFLTCFISSVNSAELLDKNMGSNFNISNALMKLLQKRDPIHSHNMKINIKNLNNIKIICNKPDIVLMSNAPKWGKMHAVIICKNFSQLIQFNLFVYGKYLVSAKHINFGATISFNDIKVIEGQLDQISENVCLNTKQVINNIAMRHIQPNEPILIEMIHKPWLVKLHQRISVIIKGNGFIVMSEGKALSNALMNDTIDVVMDNGKIITGIVGAHGEVVILN from the coding sequence ATGTTTAATATTTTTAATATTATTATATTTTTTTTAACATGTTTTATATCATCAGTTAACTCTGCAGAATTACTAGATAAAAATATGGGAAGTAATTTTAATATTTCTAATGCACTAATGAAGTTATTACAAAAAAGAGATCCTATCCATTCTCATAATATGAAAATAAATATAAAAAATTTAAATAATATTAAAATTATTTGTAATAAACCAGATATTGTTCTAATGTCAAATGCTCCAAAATGGGGGAAAATGCATGCTGTAATTATTTGTAAAAATTTTAGTCAATTAATTCAATTTAATTTATTTGTATATGGAAAATACTTAGTATCAGCAAAACATATTAATTTTGGAGCAACCATATCATTCAATGATATTAAAGTTATAGAAGGACAATTAGATCAAATATCGGAAAACGTTTGTTTAAATACAAAACAAGTAATAAATAATATTGCCATGCGTCACATTCAACCAAATGAACCAATATTAATAGAAATGATACATAAACCATGGTTAGTTAAATTACATCAACGTATTTCAGTTATAATTAAAGGAAATGGATTTATAGTTATGTCTGAAGGAAAAGCTTTAAGTAATGCTTTAATGAATGATACTATAGATGTAGTTATGGATAATGGGAAAATTATTACTGGTATAGTTGGTGCTCATGGAGAAGTTGTAATTTTAAATTAA
- a CDS encoding flagellar hook-basal body complex protein, translating into MDNTIDIAKQAANQTINKQAISANNLANVSTPGFKAQFRNLLHTISNENDNDKLTIDSFQYDLSHGIIRHTEQPLDIALPEDYSWFLLRNDRLEDFYTRNGHFEVNEKGELTMKGLYVMNPKGIPVKVPINSIPSFNSDGVLTALVQENNESKVVTIGPVKVVNILDNSYLYKHPNGFFRLRDTNVPTVDSIVEKNEKAQVIPGALEESNVNPTENVIDMINNTRQFDMQMKMISDCNENEQKANSILNINN; encoded by the coding sequence ATGGATAACACAATAGATATTGCTAAACAAGCTGCAAATCAAACTATCAATAAACAAGCAATCTCAGCTAATAATTTAGCTAATGTTTCAACACCTGGTTTTAAAGCTCAATTCAGAAATTTATTACATACAATTTCTAATGAAAATGATAATGATAAATTAACCATCGATTCCTTTCAATATGATTTATCACATGGAATAATTAGACATACTGAACAACCATTGGATATAGCTTTACCAGAAGATTATAGTTGGTTTCTTCTTAGAAATGATAGACTTGAAGATTTTTATACAAGAAATGGACATTTTGAAGTTAATGAAAAAGGAGAATTAACAATGAAAGGATTATATGTTATGAATCCAAAAGGTATTCCAGTAAAAGTACCAATTAATTCAATTCCTTCTTTTAATTCTGATGGTGTGTTAACTGCATTAGTGCAAGAAAATAATGAAAGTAAAGTGGTAACTATAGGACCCGTTAAAGTTGTTAATATATTAGATAATAGTTACTTATACAAACATCCAAATGGATTTTTTAGATTACGAGATACTAATGTACCTACAGTTGATTCAATTGTGGAAAAGAACGAAAAAGCACAAGTTATACCAGGTGCTTTAGAAGAAAGCAATGTTAATCCTACTGAAAATGTAATTGATATGATTAATAATACCAGACAATTCGATATGCAAATGAAAATGATATCTGATTGTAATGAAAATGAACAAAAAGCTAATTCTATACTAAATATAAACAATTAA
- a CDS encoding OmpA family protein, translating into MKYPFFFIVILLLFPVNVKADDNTSELYLGTQTNLSNSNLKSYYNFFSTKHLKQKRMKIPNSIILGYEKNSYLSFELNVDNINIDKNYRLNQFENIELNSSIKLSYPIFNKLFIYHSIGSKIQPYLFFKKLPLKQIMKSTAKLVETFSIGFERMFKNHVLYRFGYELEMNSTDIKYNNKLAFKHGKFNMSFFFPLVPLHYFNKSNSFIMNTTTHIKETILFPFGSSKLTSAAHLILEKLNEKIKKMNFSYVIYNITGYSDKFGIKSKQEKISVDRMKSISNYLTFRGIAKKYIKEKTIEESSIASKFCKNINNKSLLISCLAPDRRVEIDVEGIN; encoded by the coding sequence ATGAAATATCCATTTTTTTTTATTGTAATTTTATTATTGTTTCCTGTTAACGTCAAAGCTGATGATAATACATCAGAGTTATATTTAGGTACACAAACTAATTTGTCTAATTCCAATCTTAAATCTTACTATAATTTTTTTAGTACCAAACATCTTAAGCAAAAAAGAATGAAAATTCCAAATTCTATTATATTAGGATACGAAAAAAATTCATATTTAAGCTTTGAATTAAATGTTGATAATATCAATATTGATAAAAATTATAGATTAAATCAATTTGAAAATATTGAACTAAATTCAAGTATCAAGTTATCTTATCCAATATTTAATAAGTTATTTATTTATCATAGCATAGGAAGTAAGATCCAACCTTATTTATTTTTTAAAAAATTACCGTTAAAACAAATAATGAAAAGTACAGCGAAATTAGTAGAAACATTTTCTATTGGTTTTGAACGAATGTTCAAAAATCATGTATTATATCGGTTTGGTTATGAATTAGAAATGAATTCTACAGATATAAAATATAACAATAAATTAGCATTTAAACATGGAAAATTTAATATGAGTTTTTTCTTTCCATTAGTTCCACTTCATTATTTTAATAAATCTAATTCTTTTATTATGAATACAACAACACATATAAAAGAAACAATTTTATTTCCTTTTGGAAGTTCTAAATTAACTTCTGCTGCTCATTTAATTTTAGAAAAATTGAATGAAAAAATAAAAAAAATGAATTTTTCTTACGTTATATATAACATTACAGGATATAGTGATAAATTTGGAATAAAATCTAAACAAGAAAAAATATCTGTTGATCGTATGAAATCAATTTCAAATTATTTGACATTTAGAGGAATAGCTAAAAAATATATTAAAGAAAAAACAATAGAAGAATCTTCCATTGCTAGTAAATTTTGTAAAAATATTAATAACAAATCGTTATTAATTAGTTGTTTAGCTCCGGATAGAAGAGTAGAAATTGATGTTGAGGGCATAAATTAA
- a CDS encoding flagellar hook protein FlgE produces the protein MSFSDSISGLTVAMNQINTIGNNIANATTNGFKSDRTYVHDMINQSNQNNNSINNGAGAALSRITQDYSPGTINKTGNNLDFYINNDGFFRLQDLNNSIYYTRNGEFHLDENQNLVNINGMYLTGYLQDKTSPEKKLKKDAEIINFKKFYQIPAKKTTNVDLKITFDKKELSHLDAFVKDDPNTYNHKTNMILFDEKLQPHIIGIYWKKNFSTVWTIHMFDETDNNKKLTSFFLEFYTEGPLMANPPQFVTIQSDDFKTSEVKINFVDCIQEDQPTDFSVPMQNGCRPGELYSYNILENGNIIGYYTNEQSDLIGKIAITNFSNLDALTKKDDNLWFINKNYNSKFVSMTDNNQENCLTIGALENSNVNINNELTNLITAQKNYQSISQSIQVQNQLLETLLNDLR, from the coding sequence ATGAGTTTTTCAGATTCTATTAGTGGACTAACAGTAGCTATGAATCAAATTAATACAATTGGTAACAATATAGCTAATGCAACAACTAACGGATTTAAATCTGATAGAACGTATGTCCATGATATGATCAATCAATCTAATCAAAATAACAATTCTATAAATAATGGTGCAGGAGCTGCATTATCTCGTATCACTCAAGATTATTCACCTGGTACGATTAATAAAACTGGAAATAATTTAGATTTTTATATTAATAATGATGGATTTTTTCGTTTACAAGATTTAAATAATTCTATTTATTATACAAGAAATGGAGAATTTCATCTTGATGAAAATCAAAATTTAGTTAATATAAATGGAATGTATTTAACTGGATATTTACAAGATAAAACATCTCCTGAAAAAAAATTAAAAAAAGATGCTGAAATAATCAACTTTAAGAAATTTTATCAAATACCAGCTAAAAAAACTACTAATGTTGATTTAAAAATAACATTTGATAAGAAGGAATTATCACATTTAGATGCATTTGTAAAAGATGATCCAAATACTTATAATCATAAAACTAATATGATACTATTTGACGAAAAATTACAACCACATATTATTGGTATATACTGGAAAAAAAATTTTTCTACAGTATGGACTATTCATATGTTTGATGAAACTGATAATAATAAAAAATTAACAAGTTTCTTTTTGGAATTTTATACTGAAGGACCTTTAATGGCTAATCCTCCTCAGTTCGTCACTATTCAATCAGATGATTTTAAAACATCTGAAGTTAAAATTAATTTTGTTGATTGTATTCAAGAAGATCAACCAACTGATTTTAGTGTACCGATGCAAAATGGATGTAGACCAGGTGAATTATATTCATACAATATTTTAGAAAATGGAAATATTATTGGATATTATACTAATGAACAAAGTGATCTTATAGGGAAAATTGCTATTACTAATTTTTCTAATTTAGATGCTTTAACAAAAAAAGATGATAATTTATGGTTTATAAATAAAAACTATAATTCCAAATTTGTATCAATGACAGATAATAACCAAGAAAACTGTTTAACTATAGGAGCTTTGGAAAATTCTAATGTTAATATAAATAATGAATTAACAAATCTTATTACAGCACAAAAAAATTATCAATCAATATCACAATCAATTCAAGTACAAAATCAATTACTTGAAACTTTATTGAATGATCTACGATAA